The Martelella endophytica genome contains the following window.
AGATGCAACTGGCCGGTTACGGGCTGACGACGGCGCATATCCTTTATCGGCTGCCCGATTTCGACAGCCTGCTGCAAACCTATGTCTGGCAGCACTACGACCTTGCGCCGGATTTTCCAGAGATGAACAAGTTTCTCGCGTTCTGGAAGGACAATCTCGAAGGGCCGCTGCATTCGGTGCGCTATGCCCACAAGCACCTGATCGGCCCCAATGAATGGCGGCAGGTCACGGGCGAGTTCGCGATCCACTGACGGATCGTTGTCTCAGTCGGCCGACGTGTCGGTGACGGCGTCGAGCTGGTCCCTGGCGGAAAGCGTCATGCCCTCGGGATTTGTGGCGATGATGTCGTCGATCCGGTCCTTGCCGGCCTCATCGACGATCACGAACTGTGTCTCCGACCAGGCCTGATTGGCCGGGGGCTCGCCGGAGCAGGTGAGGAAGCGGAAGCGAACGTCGACCACCGTCGCATCGCCTTCGCTTACCGCCGGTGCGATCGTGACGTCGCGCAGCGGGCAACCATCCTGGGCATTGACGACGACGTCGTAGTCGAATGGCGTTCCCATTTCCTCGGCATCCGGCGTCGTCATCGCACGCGCATAGGCCGCCTTGAAATCGTCGCTGAAAAGCCGGTCGAGTCTCTCTTGCGAGAAGAGGTCCTGAAAAGGCGCGTCACCGGCCCAGTTCGAAACGGTAACGGACAT
Protein-coding sequences here:
- a CDS encoding usg protein, which encodes MRFASEFEMQLAGYGLTTAHILYRLPDFDSLLQTYVWQHYDLAPDFPEMNKFLAFWKDNLEGPLHSVRYAHKHLIGPNEWRQVTGEFAIH